The following proteins are co-located in the Polymorphospora rubra genome:
- a CDS encoding succinate dehydrogenase cytochrome b subunit, whose amino-acid sequence MKALMAVTGILLVLFLFAHMLGNLKIFVGQSSFDEYAHWLRALGTPILPETWFLWIQRFGLLAAVIGHIVAATVLAVRARRARPVRYAHRPKVQGSYAARTMRWGGVIIVLFVIYHILDLTTGHLNPIGDKSAPYGNVVADFAPDRWYVTAFYTLAILALGFHLRHGIYSALRTLGQQTADGERNARVIALGVAVVLCAGYLTVPFAVLTGLVT is encoded by the coding sequence ATGAAGGCCCTCATGGCGGTGACGGGCATCCTCTTGGTGCTCTTCCTCTTCGCCCACATGCTCGGCAACCTCAAGATCTTCGTCGGACAGTCGTCGTTCGACGAGTACGCCCACTGGCTGCGCGCCCTCGGCACCCCGATCCTGCCCGAGACCTGGTTCCTGTGGATCCAGCGCTTCGGTCTGCTCGCCGCGGTGATCGGACACATCGTGGCGGCGACGGTGCTGGCGGTACGGGCCCGCCGGGCCCGCCCGGTCCGCTACGCCCACCGGCCCAAGGTGCAGGGCAGCTACGCCGCCCGCACCATGCGCTGGGGCGGGGTGATCATCGTCCTGTTCGTGATCTACCACATCCTCGACCTGACCACCGGGCACCTGAACCCGATCGGCGACAAGTCCGCCCCGTACGGCAACGTGGTCGCCGACTTCGCCCCGGACCGGTGGTACGTCACCGCCTTCTACACCCTGGCCATCCTCGCCCTCGGCTTCCACCTGCGACACGGCATCTACAGCGCGCTCCGCACGCTCGGGCAGCAGACCGCGGACGGGGAACGCAACGCCCGGGTGATCGCCCTCGGCGTCGCGGTCGTCCTCTGCGCCGGCTACCTGACGGTGCCGTTCGCCGTACTCACCGGATTGGTGACCTGA
- a CDS encoding LysR family transcriptional regulator, translating to MQLQQLKYFLAVAKHRHFTQAAESVGVTQPSLSKQIHSLEAELGAPLFERVRGNVALTAAGEALLPLAARILADVDTARREVQELVGLRRGRVRLGATPSLCSSLAPQVLSRFRTAHPTIDLHVEEGGSQDLVGELTRGGLDLALIIRPGQGIDPSLTAEPILRENLVVASVGPLPGVARDEPVDLLTLRHQPMVMFRTGYDLRDATLEACRQAGFTPRFAVEGGEMDAVLSFVEAGLGIALVPGIVVAGRPQLHATPLAAPGIRRTIALAWRRGVVPTHAAQALRQTLHDYLRTAATDGSLPSGVEPF from the coding sequence ATGCAGCTCCAACAGCTCAAGTACTTCCTCGCAGTGGCCAAACACCGACATTTCACCCAAGCGGCCGAGAGCGTCGGAGTCACTCAGCCTTCTTTAAGTAAGCAGATTCACAGCCTGGAAGCCGAGCTCGGAGCCCCTCTGTTCGAACGCGTCCGCGGCAACGTCGCCCTCACCGCCGCCGGCGAGGCCCTCCTGCCACTGGCCGCCCGGATCCTCGCCGACGTCGACACCGCCCGTCGGGAGGTCCAGGAACTCGTCGGCCTGCGGCGCGGCCGGGTACGCCTCGGCGCCACCCCGAGCCTGTGCTCCTCGCTCGCCCCGCAGGTGCTCAGCCGGTTCCGTACCGCCCACCCCACCATCGACCTGCACGTCGAGGAGGGTGGATCGCAGGACCTGGTCGGCGAACTCACCCGCGGCGGGCTCGACCTGGCGCTGATCATCCGCCCCGGGCAGGGCATCGACCCGTCCCTGACCGCCGAACCGATCCTGCGCGAGAACCTGGTGGTGGCCTCGGTCGGCCCGCTGCCCGGGGTGGCCCGGGACGAGCCGGTCGACCTGCTCACCCTGCGTCACCAGCCCATGGTCATGTTCCGCACCGGGTACGACCTGCGCGACGCGACCCTGGAGGCGTGCCGGCAGGCCGGGTTCACCCCACGGTTCGCCGTCGAGGGCGGCGAGATGGACGCCGTACTCAGCTTCGTCGAGGCCGGCCTGGGCATCGCCCTGGTGCCGGGGATCGTGGTGGCCGGACGGCCCCAGTTGCACGCCACCCCGCTGGCCGCACCGGGCATCCGGCGCACGATCGCGCTGGCCTGGCGTCGGGGCGTCGTGCCCACCCACGCCGCCCAGGCCCTGCGCCAGACCCTGCACGACTACCTGCGCACCGCCGCCACCGACGGCAGCCTCCCGTCGGGGGTGGAACCCTTCTGA